The proteins below come from a single Bacteroidales bacterium WCE2004 genomic window:
- a CDS encoding Transposase InsO and inactivated derivatives (non-canonical start codon;~manually curated) yields the protein MELKGMARSTFYYHTKRLGQPDGYEALRKRIRAIYDKHYGRYGYRRITAQLRNEGQEVNHKTVQKLMKQMSLKAKRKKQHYRSYKGELGKVAPNVLNRDFKAVMPNQKWTTDVTQVKIKDKKIYLSPILDMFNGEVVSYVISNSPDLKMVLTMLDKAFKKRDIQGNLIFHSDQGWHYQHKRYQKTLADRHITQSMSRKGNCLDNSMMENFFGLMKNELLYLQEWDSIDQFKKALRTYIRYYNNDRIKLRLKGKSPVQYRALFQSKAS from the coding sequence CTGGAGCTCAAGGGGATGGCGCGTTCGACATTCTATTATCACACCAAACGACTTGGCCAACCTGACGGCTATGAAGCCCTCAGGAAGCGTATCCGTGCGATATACGACAAACATTATGGCCGATATGGATACCGGCGCATCACGGCACAGCTACGCAATGAAGGCCAGGAGGTCAATCACAAGACCGTGCAGAAGTTGATGAAGCAGATGTCCTTGAAGGCGAAACGAAAGAAGCAACACTATCGGTCTTACAAGGGAGAGCTGGGAAAGGTTGCGCCTAATGTACTCAACAGAGACTTCAAAGCCGTGATGCCGAATCAGAAATGGACTACTGATGTCACCCAGGTAAAGATAAAAGATAAAAAGATCTACTTGTCACCTATCCTGGATATGTTCAATGGCGAAGTGGTATCCTACGTGATCTCCAACAGCCCGGACCTGAAGATGGTCCTGACGATGTTGGATAAGGCCTTCAAGAAAAGAGATATACAGGGAAATCTAATCTTCCACTCAGATCAAGGCTGGCATTATCAGCATAAAAGATATCAGAAAACATTGGCAGACAGGCATATAACCCAGAGTATGTCTCGAAAGGGGAACTGCTTGGACAACTCTATGATGGAGAACTTCTTTGGCCTGATGAAGAATGAATTGCTATATTTGCAGGAGTGGGACTCTATCGACCAGTTCAAGAAGGCTCTCCGGACATATATCCGGTACTACAACAACGATAGAATCAAACTGAGGCTAAAAGGAAAGAGCCCGGTGCAATACCGAGCTCTGTTCCAATCTAAGGCCTCGTAA
- a CDS encoding GGGtGRT protein, translating to MALFESYERRINQINAALNKYGIKDIDEAKAICDAKGIDPYKICEDTQKICFENAKWAYVVGAAIAIKKGVKTAAEAAEAIGEGLQAFCIPGSVADDRKVGLGHGNLAARLLSEETECFAFLAGHESYAAAEGAIKIAEMANKVRQKPLRVILNGLGKDAAKIISRINGFTYVQTEFDYATGELKVVSEKRYSDGVRGGVRCYGADDVREGVAILWKENVDISITGNSTNPTRFQHPVAGTYKKERVLAGKKYFSVASGGGTGRTLHPDNMAAGPASYGMTDTLGRMHSDAQFAGSSSVPAHVEMMGFLGMGNNPMVGASVAVAVAVAQAM from the coding sequence ATGGCACTTTTCGAAAGCTACGAGCGTCGCATTAATCAGATTAATGCCGCTCTCAACAAATACGGTATCAAGGACATCGACGAGGCCAAGGCCATCTGCGATGCAAAGGGTATCGACCCGTATAAGATTTGCGAGGACACCCAGAAGATCTGCTTCGAGAATGCGAAGTGGGCCTATGTCGTGGGCGCTGCCATCGCCATCAAGAAGGGCGTGAAGACCGCCGCCGAGGCCGCCGAGGCCATCGGCGAGGGCCTGCAGGCCTTCTGCATCCCCGGTTCCGTCGCTGACGACCGCAAGGTCGGTCTCGGCCACGGCAACCTCGCCGCCCGCCTCCTCTCCGAGGAGACCGAGTGCTTCGCCTTCCTCGCCGGCCACGAGTCCTACGCCGCCGCCGAGGGCGCCATCAAGATCGCCGAAATGGCCAACAAGGTGCGTCAGAAGCCGCTCCGCGTCATCCTCAACGGTCTTGGCAAGGACGCTGCGAAGATCATTTCCCGCATCAACGGCTTCACCTATGTCCAGACGGAGTTCGACTACGCCACCGGCGAGCTGAAGGTCGTCAGCGAGAAGCGTTACTCCGACGGTGTCCGCGGCGGCGTGCGCTGCTACGGCGCCGACGACGTCCGCGAGGGTGTCGCCATCCTCTGGAAGGAGAACGTCGATATCTCCATCACCGGCAACTCCACGAACCCGACGCGCTTCCAGCACCCGGTCGCAGGCACCTACAAGAAAGAGCGTGTCCTCGCCGGCAAGAAGTACTTCTCCGTGGCTTCCGGCGGTGGTACCGGCCGTACTCTGCACCCGGACAACATGGCTGCCGGTCCTGCCTCCTACGGTATGACCGACACCCTGGGCCGCATGCACTCCGACGCCCAGTTCGCCGGTTCCTCCTCCGTGCCTGCGCACGTGGAGATGATGGGCTTCCTGGGCATGGGCAACAACCCGATGGTCGGCGCCTCCGTGGCTGTCGCCGTCGCCGTTGCACAGGCTATGTAA
- a CDS encoding NifU homolog involved in Fe-S cluster formation — translation MIYTKEVQQMCCVAKGANHANAPIPEEGKWVHAKEIKDISGLTHGIGWCAPQQGCCKLTLNVKDGIIEEALVETLGCSGMTHSAAMASEILPGKTLLEALNTDLVCDAINTAMRELFLQIVYGRTQSAFSEGGLPIGGSLEDLGKNLRSQVGTMYGTKLKGSRYLEMTEGYCTRMALDADNEVIGYEFVNLGKLMDALKGGATGPEAIEKAKGTYGRFKDAVKYIDPRKE, via the coding sequence ATGATTTACACAAAAGAAGTGCAGCAGATGTGCTGCGTTGCAAAAGGCGCCAACCACGCCAACGCACCGATTCCCGAAGAGGGCAAATGGGTGCATGCAAAGGAGATCAAAGACATCTCCGGTCTTACTCACGGCATCGGCTGGTGCGCCCCGCAGCAGGGTTGCTGCAAACTGACGCTCAACGTCAAGGACGGCATCATCGAGGAGGCCCTCGTCGAGACCCTCGGCTGCTCGGGTATGACCCACTCCGCCGCCATGGCTTCTGAGATCCTCCCGGGCAAGACCCTGCTCGAGGCTCTCAACACCGACCTCGTCTGCGACGCCATCAACACGGCGATGCGCGAGCTCTTCCTCCAGATTGTCTACGGCCGCACCCAGTCTGCCTTCTCCGAGGGTGGTCTGCCCATCGGCGGTTCCCTCGAGGACCTCGGCAAGAACCTCCGCAGCCAGGTGGGTACGATGTACGGCACCAAGCTGAAGGGTTCCCGTTACCTCGAGATGACCGAAGGCTACTGCACCCGCATGGCCCTCGACGCTGACAACGAGGTCATCGGCTACGAGTTTGTCAACCTCGGCAAGCTCATGGACGCCCTCAAGGGCGGCGCCACCGGTCCTGAGGCCATCGAGAAGGCCAAGGGCACCTACGGCCGCTTCAAGGACGCTGTCAAATATATCGACCCCCGCAAAGAGTAA
- a CDS encoding tRNA modification GTPase trmE translates to MHAADTICAPATSAGTGAIAVIRVSGPDALAAVDRVVAFRSGTAAAAKGYTVKFGNAAGLDDVLVNIFRAPRSYTGEDAAEISCHASPYIVGALLDKLTEAGCRLAEPGEFTRRAYVNGKMDLAQAEAVADVIAASSAAQHRVAMNQLRGGYSAELRGLRGQLLELTSLLELELDFSEEDVEFADRSRLRALLDTACSHCRQLADSFRLGNAIKNGVPVAIVGAPNSGKSTLLNALLRDDRAIVSDIPGTTRDTVEETCVIDGVLFRFIDTAGIREASDEVERLGIERTFRKIGEAEIVLGVVDASMPQEAVSAAISEIEGRVDPARQKLLILLNKEDKTKPASGTTTISAPDGRREYDDYVRPKPATGTTTISHPDGRCAALRISAKQGAGLDELRAALAARAGVASATGTLVTNARHAAALREAAASLSAVSDGLDRGIPSDLLAEDLRAALTSLGAITGLITTDEVLGEIFSKFCIGK, encoded by the coding sequence ATGCACGCAGCCGATACCATCTGTGCGCCGGCGACCTCAGCCGGCACGGGCGCCATCGCCGTGATCCGCGTCAGCGGACCCGACGCGCTGGCGGCCGTGGACCGCGTGGTCGCGTTCCGTTCCGGGACGGCGGCCGCGGCGAAGGGCTATACCGTCAAGTTCGGCAACGCCGCCGGGCTGGACGACGTGCTCGTGAACATTTTCCGCGCGCCGCGCTCGTACACGGGCGAGGACGCCGCGGAGATCAGCTGCCACGCCTCCCCCTACATCGTCGGCGCCCTGCTGGACAAGCTGACGGAGGCGGGCTGCCGGCTCGCCGAGCCGGGCGAATTCACGCGTCGCGCGTATGTCAACGGCAAGATGGATCTGGCGCAGGCAGAGGCGGTTGCGGACGTGATCGCCGCGTCGTCCGCGGCGCAGCATCGCGTGGCGATGAACCAGCTGCGGGGCGGCTATTCCGCCGAACTGCGCGGCCTGCGCGGGCAGCTGCTGGAGCTCACTTCCCTGCTGGAGCTGGAGCTCGATTTCAGCGAGGAGGATGTCGAATTCGCCGACCGTTCGCGGCTGCGCGCCCTGCTGGACACCGCCTGCTCGCACTGCCGGCAGCTCGCCGACTCGTTCCGCCTGGGCAACGCCATCAAGAACGGCGTGCCCGTGGCCATCGTCGGCGCGCCCAACAGCGGCAAGAGCACGCTCCTCAACGCCCTGCTGCGCGACGACCGCGCCATCGTCTCCGACATCCCGGGCACCACGCGCGACACCGTCGAGGAGACGTGCGTGATCGACGGCGTGCTGTTCCGTTTCATCGACACGGCCGGCATCCGCGAGGCCTCCGACGAGGTGGAGCGCCTCGGCATCGAGCGCACCTTCCGCAAGATCGGCGAGGCCGAGATCGTGCTGGGCGTCGTCGATGCCTCAATGCCGCAGGAGGCCGTTTCCGCGGCCATCTCCGAGATCGAAGGCCGCGTCGACCCCGCCCGACAGAAGCTCCTGATCCTGCTGAACAAAGAGGACAAGACCAAGCCCGCCTCCGGCACGACGACCATCTCAGCTCCGGACGGCCGCCGCGAGTACGACGACTACGTCCGCCCCAAACCCGCCACTGGCACCACGACCATTTCCCATCCGGACGGCCGTTGTGCGGCGCTGCGCATCTCCGCGAAGCAGGGCGCCGGGCTCGACGAGCTGCGCGCCGCCCTGGCCGCCCGCGCCGGCGTCGCCTCCGCCACCGGCACGCTCGTCACCAACGCGCGCCACGCCGCGGCGCTCCGGGAGGCTGCCGCTTCCCTCTCCGCCGTCTCCGACGGCCTCGACCGCGGCATCCCCTCCGACCTCCTGGCGGAGGACCTCCGCGCCGCCCTCACCTCCCTCGGCGCCATCACCGGCCTCATCACCACCGACGAAGTCCTCGGCGAGATCTTCTCGAAGTTCTGCATCGGAAAGTAG
- a CDS encoding transcriptional regulator, HxlR family (manually curated), with translation MANFEGFCPVRNILSQIGDKWSVLAMVALQKYGVCRFRDFQKDMPDVSRKMLSQTLKRLEDFRLVTRTVYAEVPPRVEYRLTELGESFQPALNGIIDWALTNRDALAPHGRRE, from the coding sequence ATGGCAAATTTTGAAGGTTTTTGTCCCGTACGGAATATTCTCTCCCAAATAGGAGACAAATGGTCTGTTTTGGCCATGGTAGCCCTGCAGAAATACGGCGTGTGCCGATTTCGGGATTTCCAGAAAGACATGCCGGATGTTTCCAGGAAAATGCTTTCCCAGACGCTTAAACGTCTGGAGGATTTCCGGCTGGTCACCCGCACGGTCTACGCGGAAGTCCCGCCAAGGGTCGAGTACAGGTTGACCGAACTGGGAGAATCTTTCCAGCCGGCCTTGAATGGTATTATTGATTGGGCTTTGACAAACAGAGATGCTCTGGCTCCGCATGGCCGCCGTGAATAA
- a CDS encoding Cupin domain-containing protein, with amino-acid sequence MKAMKQIETIAKGQNFEAVNIGSWDEVIGYELPMGPRVLQGKVFVGQAVGATGSELSFQTLVPGQDSGFLHTHKTHEELYIIIKGEGLYQVDGEIFPVREGTVIRVSPDGKRALKNNGQENLTMLCIQYKANAFGEADSPMTDGNILQEPLNW; translated from the coding sequence ATGAAAGCAATGAAACAAATTGAGACAATTGCGAAAGGTCAGAACTTTGAAGCCGTCAACATCGGCTCATGGGATGAGGTTATCGGTTATGAACTCCCGATGGGACCGCGTGTTCTCCAGGGGAAGGTGTTCGTCGGACAGGCCGTCGGTGCAACGGGCAGCGAGTTAAGCTTCCAGACGCTCGTTCCCGGCCAGGACAGTGGTTTCCTCCATACGCACAAGACGCACGAGGAACTGTACATCATCATCAAGGGCGAAGGACTGTATCAGGTCGATGGAGAAATCTTCCCGGTACGCGAAGGTACGGTTATCCGTGTGTCGCCTGACGGAAAACGGGCCCTGAAGAACAACGGCCAGGAGAACCTGACGATGCTGTGCATCCAGTACAAGGCCAATGCATTTGGAGAAGCCGACAGCCCCATGACTGACGGGAATATCCTCCAGGAACCTCTTAACTGGTAA
- a CDS encoding radical SAM mobile pair protein B gives MATVTTLAYKDVKTVMTKSSLPVGGFSVNPYVGCPHACRYCYASFMKRFTGHTEKWGTFLDVKNWPRITDPHKYDGQRIVIGSVTDGYNEHEATYKRTRMLLEQLRGTSAEIMVTTKSDLVLRDIDLLKTFPKATVSWSVNTLDEQFKDDMDDAPSIERRLSAMKRFHDEGIRTVCFVSPIFPGITDVPAIIERAKDQADLIWLENLNLRGQFKGDIMRYIAEKYPQLVPLYDEIYNKGKRDYWQALEAQVKQICSENDFPYLRNDLPYGRSKPGKPVIVNYFYHEEIRLNNK, from the coding sequence ATGGCGACCGTTACTACGCTGGCCTACAAGGATGTCAAGACTGTCATGACGAAATCCTCCCTGCCCGTGGGAGGTTTTTCCGTTAATCCATATGTGGGCTGTCCGCACGCTTGCCGATATTGTTACGCCTCTTTTATGAAGCGTTTTACCGGCCATACGGAAAAGTGGGGCACGTTCCTGGATGTGAAAAACTGGCCGCGCATCACCGATCCGCACAAATATGACGGGCAGCGCATCGTCATCGGCTCCGTCACTGATGGCTACAACGAGCACGAGGCCACTTACAAGCGCACCAGGATGCTGCTGGAACAGCTCAGGGGGACATCGGCAGAGATCATGGTCACCACCAAGTCAGACCTTGTCCTCCGGGACATCGACCTGCTGAAAACGTTCCCGAAGGCAACGGTTTCCTGGTCGGTCAACACCCTGGACGAGCAATTCAAGGACGACATGGACGATGCTCCCAGCATTGAACGGCGCCTGTCTGCCATGAAGCGGTTCCATGACGAGGGCATCCGCACGGTGTGCTTCGTCTCCCCTATCTTCCCCGGCATCACGGATGTTCCGGCCATCATCGAGCGGGCCAAGGACCAGGCCGACCTCATCTGGCTGGAAAACCTCAATCTCCGGGGCCAGTTCAAGGGTGATATCATGCGCTATATCGCCGAAAAATACCCGCAACTCGTTCCGCTGTACGATGAAATCTACAACAAAGGGAAGCGTGACTATTGGCAGGCTCTTGAGGCCCAGGTGAAGCAAATCTGTTCAGAGAATGATTTCCCGTATCTGAGAAACGATCTTCCCTACGGCCGAAGCAAGCCAGGAAAACCGGTCATCGTCAACTATTTCTATCACGAAGAAATCCGCCTGAACAACAAATAG
- a CDS encoding CubicO group peptidase, beta-lactamase class C family (manually curated), whose amino-acid sequence MIRGYRADGLDGPGIFSFEHHVHDTIPNGNQVFRFKVAESRADWIDTLHFYNEPPHCINQTFPEAMANKSATQGIMIIHDDRIVYELYRGDFTADRLATVFSVSKSITSLLCGIAVDEGYIKSIDDPVTNYLPELKGKDPRWEMLTIRDLLCMFSGLDFDDEYEFNIKALKAVNAIARLNYGHNLMRQIKGLKFRCDPGTRFHYESMTTAILGVVIERATGRRYADYLSEKVWKPLQMESVALINIDSRKHHAAHAFGGITCTLKDLAKIGRLYLNDGMWGGRRIVSEEWIRRTTSFYPKSSYRYSWYDVRFQGFETGQYPGFYAIGIYNQVLYINPHKNLIMVRIGEDNIGWATIPEVFEQLSDVWP is encoded by the coding sequence ATGATAAGAGGATATCGGGCCGACGGTTTGGACGGCCCGGGAATCTTCAGCTTCGAGCATCACGTCCACGATACCATTCCAAATGGCAACCAGGTGTTCCGGTTCAAAGTGGCTGAATCCCGGGCAGATTGGATTGATACGCTTCATTTCTACAATGAACCGCCCCATTGTATAAACCAGACTTTTCCGGAAGCGATGGCCAACAAAAGCGCCACGCAGGGGATAATGATTATCCATGACGACCGTATTGTTTATGAGTTGTACAGGGGTGATTTTACGGCCGACCGTCTGGCAACTGTCTTCTCCGTGTCCAAATCTATCACGTCGCTGCTTTGTGGCATCGCGGTGGATGAAGGTTATATAAAAAGTATCGATGATCCCGTCACCAATTATCTTCCGGAACTGAAGGGGAAAGACCCCAGGTGGGAGATGTTGACCATCCGTGACCTGTTATGCATGTTCAGCGGGCTGGACTTTGATGATGAATATGAATTCAACATCAAAGCGTTGAAAGCGGTCAACGCCATTGCGCGATTGAATTATGGGCACAACTTGATGAGGCAGATCAAGGGTTTGAAGTTCCGCTGCGATCCGGGAACCAGATTCCACTATGAAAGTATGACCACAGCTATCCTGGGCGTGGTCATTGAGCGTGCCACAGGCAGGCGTTATGCCGATTACCTGAGCGAGAAAGTCTGGAAGCCGCTGCAGATGGAGTCGGTGGCGCTGATCAATATTGACAGCCGCAAGCATCATGCAGCCCACGCCTTCGGCGGTATCACCTGTACCCTGAAAGACCTGGCCAAAATAGGCCGCCTCTATCTGAACGACGGCATGTGGGGCGGCAGACGTATCGTGAGTGAGGAATGGATACGCAGGACTACCTCCTTTTATCCTAAATCCAGTTACCGTTACAGCTGGTATGACGTTAGGTTTCAAGGCTTTGAAACCGGGCAGTATCCGGGCTTTTACGCCATTGGCATATATAATCAGGTCCTTTACATCAACCCGCACAAAAACCTGATTATGGTCAGGATCGGCGAGGACAACATTGGCTGGGCTACCATTCCGGAAGTATTTGAACAACTGAGTGATGTATGGCCTTAA